In the genome of Pungitius pungitius chromosome 5, fPunPun2.1, whole genome shotgun sequence, the window AGGTTTTTTAGATTTCTTCTTTATAATCTTTATTTTGATATTGGAATAACTTGCACATTGCTGTACAAATTGAGGTCATTCCACCTTGTAAGATGTGCTTTCCTTGGTTTGCCGTGATTAGTGAACAAACACATACTAAAGCCTTTAAAGATTGGGTGTGCCAGAGGGGGAAAGGGCCTTGCTGTGCGCTTTGGGGTAAAATTGGACTGCCCGGGCACGCCAGAGTCAGGAGCACAGTGCATGCAGGTAAAGATGCACATATGACATAACCTGTTCCCCCTTTTGTCCTTGTTAAGTGGAGCCTCCAAACCGTGTGCATTCAGTGTAAACACTACAGTAGAAAACCTCGGAGGTGTCCGAGTGAACCACGAGCTTCAGAAAAGTTAAGGGAGCAGGAGGAAAACCGGTGTTCCTGCCAAATCTCATCATAACTAAGAACTGAActgaaaaaaattacatttagtttttttctctaaTAACACAGTTATTACTTCTCACAAATCCATATTCACAGCTTGAATAACTATACATGGAAAATCTTAATATTAATCTAGGTGTGCTATAGTTTtaaatcacaaacaaacagcagctaTAAGATTTGTCTAGCTCGTGGTCCATGAATCATCTGTCTACATTAGATGTCTATCCTAACCTGAGCAATGTATCTgtatgtaaacatttatttgtggAAATATACAATATGTTCAGGACAGTGGGCCCAGTTGACTATTGGATGGTGCAGCTGCGTGTTTTCTTATGTCTGTGGCTTGGCATGCATACAGTTCAAACGTGGCAAAAAAGAATTCCCTCACAGGCTGATTCATTTTTGTGGCCAATCAACTTCAGTAATGATTTTGAACCTCGGATGTCATAACATATTGCTTTTCTAGTTCCGTGCCAGTGCAATTCATTTCCTTTAGCAATCTGTCAAGTTTTAGCATATGACATCACTCACAGGCATGATGGTCCTTGTGCAGCTGTTTGTTCACATATGTCTTAATTACATTAGTGAAATCTATAATTCATGTACGCCTTGATTAGTCCCAGAGGCAGATTAGTCACAGCACAGGCAGAGAAATTGTTGAAAGAAGAGTGCTCTACATCTCCGGAAGGGAGTTGAGTAAGCCTTAGTGATGGCCAGGTAGTGAGACACTATATAACACAATAAAGGTGCATGAAGAGATGAATGCAAAccaagtaggggggggggggggggggttaacgcaTGCTGTATTTGTGTGAGGGCAAATGGTTAATCACTAGTAACGGGATTCTCATTGTACAAAGTGTGCCAGCGCTCAATCCTCTTGTCCTTGTTCTTCAGACACTCATACCAGTGCTTCAGCCTCTCTCCTTTGGCAGTGATACCCAGCTGACACCCACCTGTCAGGGAGGAAGTGAGGAGTGAGAGGCAGGTGTTGGTGAGCAGGCGGCAATTGTACTTTTACAAATTCATCAAAGCAATTATGATCTAATATTTACCAATGTAGTCGTTGGATTTCCCAATATCGTAGTCCCACACAGAGATAGCTAAACTCTTCTTGGCCAGTTCACTGTGTTTAATCTCATAGCCGAATTCCTGAAATTTGATCAAGACATCATCAACATTTTGAACACTTGGGTTGCCGTTAATATAAACCTAATAatataaccctaacccaaaccatttttaaacatattttttataaCAATACTATGTATTATTTGCAACCCCTTCACTCTGAACTCTCTTACAAACCTCATTAAACTCTGGGTTTAAAGTCCTCTTCTTGATCTGTGTTTTGCACTTGGCCTTCTTCCCCATGTCAGGTTTCAGACATCTGAAAAAATGTGCTATAATTAATTCATGCCATTTCCAGAGTTAAACGTCCACAGTCTCAATCTATGTCTATTTCTGCTCCACCTACATTTTGACATATGGGTCAGAGTAGCCATTAGCGTCCATGGCGGCCAGGTGAACACAGCGTACGACACCCACGAGGAGACGACTCTGCTGGGTGCTGTACATGAGGGAGATCAGAATCCGACCACGCTCCTCAACCTCTCCGCCTTCTTTCCCCGGCTAAGACAGAGGACGGAAAATATTTCAGAACAACGCATGAGAAGTCTTTGCAAAAATTCTTTGCAGGAATCTGTCACGTTCAGGCGTgcatggaaattaaaaaaaaccgtTGCCTCATCTTCGTAGAGAGCGATCCCTCGGGCCCCACCGGCTGTTGCAGTTCTCTTCGTCTGCGAGGGTGGAACGAGATTTCAGAGGGTCAATAATTGATCCCGACAAGaagaacaaagcattgtttgaATACAGTGTGGGTTCACTCACAGGGATAACTCTCTCCAGACACACGTTGAAGTTCTTCTTCTGGTTCAACTTCAGTTTCTTCAGCGCCACTCGCGTTTCCCCAATAAACTCATTATGCCCAAATTTGTCTTCATCACAGACAGACAGCCTGGAATATCCAAAGAGAATCTAAATCATGCAGCCCTCTCACACCTTTTGAAACAGTCAACATGTCTGAAACCATCACAGGGGTGGTGTTCACCTGAGGGTCTTACGCTGCATGTCGTCATCTGTCAGACCATGGTAGGTGAGTGTCTCATTCCACGCCGGGTTGCGAGTGTTTCTCAAGGTCTTTGTGCGCAGCTTGTTAGACTGTTAAATGCAGGCTCAGATCAAGACATGGTAGTGGAAATATCTCGAAGAATGTGAGCGCAACGCCTGATCTCCCACCACTGTACTTTTTGATGACAGAAAGAATCTACATGGTGCTGCTTCCCACCAAAGGGTGTATTTGCCACTCATACATGCCTCATTCTCCGCTATTATCACCCTACATACAAAATGTACCTTTACTCAAcgttttacattatttacaaTGTTCCcaaattttatttttagataTCATCCACATactaagtgtgtgtttttgtcaatcCAGACCACAAGATGTCAGGCTTGAGCTAGCAGAATGGGCTGCCATCAAACCAACGAGAGTCTAAAGCCACCACCCTTCAGTTATTTCGCTTGGCTGGATATTATTGTGAAACAtgtttaaaaggaaataaaagcctAGGGAAGGAAAGGTGCGTCTTTTACCTTACTAGCCCCGGGCAACAGATGAAGTTTGACATAAGGATCTGCAAGTCCATTTGAGTCCATGGGCTTCAGTCCCTGAGGAGAAATCGAACGCCATTTCCATCACATCATCATGAACAGCAGAGAGCAATTACACCAAAGTGCCATTCAGGAGCCTTTTAACCTAAACCACTTGattgtatttgtctttttgtgtgagaATAGTGTTACCTTTGCCTTGAGAATGCTACAATGGAGGCTGTTGTTTTCCTGTTCATAGAGCAGACTGAATTCTAAAGAGCCCAAAGTTGCTGAAAGAGACCAAAGAGTCGTTACAGGAGACTGCAGAAGTCTGGGCTTATATCATTAAGAGTATAATACAGGGACATATTCTGCCCAGAATggacagaaaagagaaaggcAGCTAAGTCTTGACCCTGAGTCATGCCACATTCACAAGATTAATTAACCTTAAGTAAACGGCACAAAAAATCATTACAAAGCAGGGACATCTAATATAAAAGAACATGAGTAAAAgtctcaaaagaaaaacatacagaaaataagaaaaaaaaatgctgcccACACAGACTTTCTTTGGAGGAGTTTCATGGCCTCGCATGTCTGTTAGGaacaaaatgatcaaatgtcattttgtttttttctgttgcataACTATTAACTTTTCTGGGGTGAAATTCACCCTCAACTTGGTGCTCCAGGGGCAATAAGATCAAAACCAAGCAACTACAACcataaaaatgtgcaaaaatcaGCGCATTCACATTTATCTAGTATACAAATCATTGGTTGTATGTCAAAACACATATGTGACTCCCTACACAAGGGATTGAGTCACACACAAGGGTAATCTATATCCTGTTCGGCCTGTTGTGTCTTAAATAATTTGCCCGACTCCACGTTCCCGGAcctcaataaaataaattgaaactCAAACCCCCTGAGAGAGAATAAAGGCCGTCCGCCGCTGCAGGCGCAGAACACGAATGCCATGGCACCATTACTATCCTTAAAATGGAATATGGGatacatgaaaaaaaacctaTTGATTTAATGGTTCACACCTTGCTCTGGTTTAGTTCCTTGGATATTGATCATCATGCCTCTAAAGCATGCAATGCTTATCATTGTTCATTTTCTATCCAGTTCTACACTGCCAGAATGATACATCCTGTATACTAAGATTACTTGGCAATTTATAGATTTTAATCATTATCAGGGGATTTAAATTCAAGAATCAGCACGGCGTCCACTCAAGGCAACATAAATGCAACCTACACTCATTAACACCCAATGCTGCATGGAAAAGACCCTTCCCTTACCGTAACTAAATAGAAGTAAATCACTCATGTCACACTGCACAAGACGAAATTTAACGAGACGCACGGTGCTACAGTAACTCAATGAAAAGGCTTGACAGGTGGCGTACTCACTAGCTTCATCCGAGTCGTAGtcgttggcctcctcctcctcctcagctgggGGAGGTTGCTGTCGGGCAGGAGGAGCGCCGTGGGCCGCGGGCTGCCTCCTGTCCTCTCTCGCTGCGGGAGGCATTCTCTGCTCCGGAGGAACTGCACCAGAGGAGTATGCCCCTCCATCTCCAGCCGCCGGACCTACACCCAAATTCAATCATCTGTGACTGAAAAAAAACGCTTGGGATGCAGTGTGTGGCCAATGTGGCAAGCGATTGTGTCCTGGCCGTCCCTCACCCTGCTGGCCCACGGTGGCTGATGCGGCAGATGGGGTTCTGGAGCTCTGGGTGGGAATCATCTTCTTGATCACCACTGGGCTGCCCTGCCCCGCCTCTTCAGGGCCGGCGCCACCCGTGGCCATGCGTGCAACAGATGGTTTTGGGGCCACAGGTGGGTAACCGCCACGGCCCTGTGGCTCCGGTGCTAAAAATAAGAATGAATAGCATAATACGGGAAACCCACACAGTATACATGGGGGAGACGTGCATAATCACACTGAGTCAGGCTCCTGCTGCAGTGGAATCTGCACTACTCCTTAGTCTCTCTGGGTACCTTCAATGTTGCAGCTTTTTTATCACAAAGACATTGACCTACATACAGTACACTACAACAAGCCGACTACTGTACATGCAGAAGCTTCGTACAGTGGTCGGCTGGACTGCTCTTGAGGAGGAATCCCATTGCTCATTGAAAGTGTGAAATGATGTGACCCATCATGCCAGCACCACCTGGAGGCTCTTCCCATGTCACAGCATGCACCTTCCGACAGCTTAATTGAGCTCTTCATCCCTCTCTTCTGCATCAGTGGGCGGTACTGCCAAATTTGGGGAGCAGATAAAAGGTTTGAAAAAAGCAATGAGATGCGGGTTGCGAGAAGGCTTGTGTGCAGATGCTGATCTAATGAGACTGAAGAGGCGTCTATTTGCAAAATGCTATAATGCTTTAAAACTTAACTGCATGATGGGTCTTCCAAAATGTTGAGTGttgtaaagaaacaaataaGGTAAATGACTAATAGCCAAAACTAGGTAGACCTGTTGAATGAAAGAGAGTAAAGAATATAAAGTTTGGAGTTTGGGGTGTTGCAGGAATGAGTCCTAAATCTCAAAAAAAGAGTTGGCATTGTTTCTCCTGGAGCTCCCTCTTCTCGAGGACAATGGGTTTTTGTTAGAACCCTAAAACCAAATTCTATATTTTGTTCTACAATATTTAATATGTTACTACTAccccaaaaatgtaaaacctttatgttttaaaaaaaaggtgattgcTATGAAGTGGCTCAAAGATATCATCATGCAAACTAGGCACAGTTTTCTGCAAAAATCCAATGGAAAAATCCTGTTGGGTTTTTGTTGAGGAAACCAATGTGATGCTTACTTCCGGGGTTGTCCAAGCAAAATAAAGTCATTCCTGCAGCACTCTACAACACACTATAGCACTGTCAGTGGCACACCATAGACAGTGAAAACATGTCTCCTGGAAACACCAGATGTCAGTCGCCCACCCAGATGCTTGAAGTGTCCAAAAATGTATCTAGtgtaaaatggacaaaaatatcaacaatagctgttgtgtttattttattgacaTGTATTAAGGTGAAAACCATTGAAATGTCAGTCGGAGTTTGAGCAACTGAAATCTCAAAAAAGCTTTAAGAGATTGGCAGATCGTTGTTTTTTCTTAAAGATTTCGAGATGGTGAACACTCAAAAAGCTGAAACTTGGCGGTTACAAGGATCTGGATCTTCACTATTGTCAACATTGAAAGTGACTGAAAATAATTGCAGGCACCTGCGGATTGTGGTTGGATCACCGTCTTCCTGGGCTCAGAGGCTCGAGGCTCTTTTGGCTTTGCCACCTCCTTGGCTCCTGTGTCCATTGTTTTAGTTAATGGCATTGGCGATGGCAAGAACTGTTTGGGAAAACCTTTGAAGAACCAGGCACCAGACCTCTTCCACACCtgagaagtaaaaaaatatatgtgtgtTACAGACTTTCCAACAGACCTCTGAACTATTGTATTTGTTTACTGGTGTAAATCCCAAACCTCTCGCTGTTCTCTGCAGATCTTGCATAGCCACACAGCACGTGGTCGACTGCTACACTGTGTACCACACTTGGTACACATGTTCTATAcgacgggagaaaaaaaagattgcacgCCATTTACAATGCTTTCACAAATAGGCAATGACCTATTGTGGTCCGGGTCTATGAGGGGTCAAGGTTCATATGACATGCAACACGGAAGaagttcattttttggttttGCTCGTGATAATTTGCAGACTCATTACCTACCTTTTTGCAGTCCTCGCACACCACTGAGCTAACACCTGGTGATCCGAACTGCTCCCCACACAGCAAGCAGCGGGACTGTCCATCCCCACACACAGTCTTCTTCATGTCGTCCAGGCGGTTAATCAAGCGCCTGCGACAGCAAAGGGCAAAAGCATTTCAATGTCACTGTATATCATCTCTGGTATATATATGAATGTCTCAGGACTCAACAGGCTATTTTTGTTTGGAAACTTGCTGCATGTTTTACAATCTCTAACCCAATTCTTTCCTGCTCCATGGCCTCCATTTTCTCGGCACGTGCAATAACATTGTTTATGatctctttctcttcatctgTTAGGTCTGGAGCAGGACTGGGACCTGGCTGCATTGTCCAGTTCCCCCTGTcagacaaacaaatgaatacCAATCTTACATTTGCATACACGCAGCAATAACACATTGGATTGCTTTCTGAACAGTATATATCGGACACACGTGACGCAGATAAAGGAGGTGGAGTTCTATACTTACTGCTCATTGTCACTGTGTCAGAGATCACACATCAGAAGAATGCAGGTGAAGCAAAGGAGAGTACAGTGAGGATTGGGAAACTCATTGGGATGGTTGACACTACGGAAAGGTTTCGACAATCATGCTAACCTGGCGTGTTTGGTCCTCTGCCTGTCGTTGGACTGCCAGCGATCCGAACTACTGCTCACCACCGCGTCCGTCATGCTGCACTATCACAGGCTGCAGCTcgacagacacaaagacagagatgAATTTAACATGAAATGAAAGTGACCCAAAGTTGCCAGCTTTTTCTGACCCGTAAGAGATCTtaatttgttgttatttttaatcaagtttGACTCGCGTCCAGGTTATTTGTGTTGAGTCCACACTTTTTGCAATCCTGTATTCGTAACTCCTGCTTATACAGCCCTGACCTAACTGCCACCATGGGCTGCTCTCCCATCAAAAAGGATATTGCGTGCAAATTTGTAATCCATAACAGTGCTGACCAGGAATTGGCGAGTGACCAGATACACTTCCTTTAATTGCCACGCAGTGATGTAGGGCTAAATACATGGCAGCTAATGATGACCTCACGCTAGTGGCCATCATAtgccaaacaaataaaaaacagtaaTAATCCTCCCTTTACAAACTTGCTCTTTAAGCCTGAAAGATCAACAAAACATGATATACCAATGACGATTACAACACATTTCCTGCTGCCAAATTTACAGCCTAATCAGTAAAACCTCCACCTGGAAAGTCTGTTGAATCAATTTCTTTCCACAGACATATTCAAATAAGTAATGGAGACAGGACTAAATTGCAAAGGGATAGCTGAAACAAgatttgtcaaaaaaatgtcaggGTTAGCGTTGCATTGTAAGAGTATTGCAAAGGGAACAAATTAAACTTGGTGCTGTAACTCCTTCCTTTTTGGAGTTTGTGACTCCACACATAGCAAAGAAACCAGATTCCATATATGAATGCAATGAATGCAAAATTTAATGtaaatcgctttggataaaagcgtcagctaaatgacatgtaatgtaatgtaacatagcAGGAGTGGCTCAATAAtgcaacaggaggaggaggaggagctaagTTTGTACCAACAAGGATGACTATGAGTCTTTGTCTCCAGCATTTATGATTGTTCACAGTTGaatctgaggcttttatccaaagtgatgTCTGTGTCTGGCTAGTCGTCAACCACCTCTATTCTTTCTTTGGATTATAAGATTGACATTGTAAAGATGATACAGATGATGTTCACAGAAACCACTGAGGCCTACTctatttgtgtgcgtttgtggggGCCACTGTGCAATGGTCTTCAAGCCTCAGTCTGGTAATTCGTGGAGTGACGCTGCGGCAGCCATACGCTGGGGGATCGAGCCGTGTCGGCCCTGAGGGAAAGTACCAGCAGCAAAAGGCAGCAACAAGAAGATATAAAAGCCTCTCTGGAGCAGCACATGTCCTGAGTTATGATGGCGCAGAATAAGAGGCCAACAGTAAGCTATGCAGAATGATAAGGCTAAAAGTAAAATCAATACCTTTGACTTGTTCTCAGCTTTTTGCAGCACTACAGAAGCTTGGAGAAAGTGGAGAGGGAGCTAAAGGGAGGGGTACACCGCCCTCTCCCTCATTCAGCTGCTCGTATAATGCTGCGTAACGCCGTGGTGCATACCTTTTGAGATCTAATCTGTTGCTGCACTGCTCACAggaatcaaagaaaaaacagcaaatttGCTGTGCTATCAATAGACACTCTGGGTGTGTTGTTTTCCCTCTGATGCTGCTACATCCAGCCAACGGTGACAACACAATCTACGGGGAGCATTTGTCGTTTTCCgcctctcagcagcagcagtctgaTGGTTCAGACATGACTCTGAATGTACAGCATATATAATATTCCCCAAAAGCTCTCAAGCGTGGCCCTCCTTCACTTGCCAAAATGAATTATCCCACTTTAGTCCAACAGAATTGTCCTGTCGAGGTGGATGGGGAGAGACGGATGGGAGGGGGCAGTCAGGCATTGGGCATGGTAATGACTGACTCAGACAATGTTACTGCATCACAGAAGTGGACATTTCCTGCCCAGGTGACAGTCCAATTAGCATGCAGGAGCTAGTCTGACGGATTACAGCCACACTTTTGTCATGAGGAGTCTTTTAGGTTTAGCTTTATATTCTTCCAACCGAAGGAAAGGCTTGGTTTCACTTACTGTTCATTCAGAAAGGGGTTTACAGACATATTTTTAAAACTATCTGATGTCATGTCAGGGTTAGCGTTGCATTGTAAGAGTATTGCAAAGGGAACAAATTAAACTTTGGTGGTGTTACTCCTTCCTTTGGAATTATAACGGATCATCTCGACCCAAATGTCAGACTGAGTGTTGCTATTTTGCAGATCTGACGTCATTGTGACCATCAGTTAATCATCTTTGATGCTGTTAAGGtcataaatgtaatatatatatatatacatctacGTCAGTAGTGACTCTGACTTGGTGAAATTGTCATTTTGTACATGTTTCCCCCTCCGTATGAGATGAATCAGTCAAGTGGTTGGTTCTTCTCTGGAGAGCAGCAGATATTTTCCTGtgggttttgtatttttttcaaaatgtcgaTGCCTCTATGACTCTATGTTGCTTTCAGACTTGGCGTGCAGCACAGTGGCGCCAATAACTACAAATACACCGGGCATGAATTGCATCAGGTTATGTGTGAAACGACACCAGGAAAGACCTGGGTGAGAGCATCGACTCAAGCTACTCATTTGCCAAATCGTCATAAGTCATACATGCAGCAGGATCTCTCCTAAGCTGAGTTTCTTGTGAGGGTGGAGAGAACCAATTTAGAaagctgtgtctcctcctcagGTCCAAGGAGGGTGTAGTTGACACAAATCTGCACCCGTACATTTTCAGGGATGTGTGCATACACAGCTTCCCAACGCACACCAAACAGATGTTACATCCATCTTTAGAAATGCAGAGATGCATTCTCCATGGTTACTTTAAGTGAATGCTTAGGGTCAATAACTAGACTTTATGCACAGGCTAATGTTGTTATGTGACTTTTGATGGCAGGTGTATGACTCATTACTGCAGAACTCGTGATTAGCGAAAGGAGTAGACCTGAATAGAAGCACTTTGTTGTGGCTTACAGCCTGTCCATTTTCAAGATTTTGTTAATCGCTTATGGCAACAGGATCTCAGGAAAGCAGCGTGAGTGACAAAGAGGCAGCAGGACATTGATGGATTGAGCCAACATGGATCCTCCGTTCCGATAGCAGCAACAAACTAGGTGTAAAAACAAGGCTTCGGTAGTAAAATGCTGCCCCGAATGCATTTATTACATTGTTGACTACACCTGTAGATTGTAACAAATCTATCAGGTTCTTTCAAACCCTTTTGTGTCCTACATGTCAATGTATTGAAGATACTGACATTGGAACACATCATGGTACTGCACTTCAATTCCAGGGCAACAATTCCCTTGCCATGCTCCaagaagaacatttttaaatgggTTAATGAGAATAAGAGATCAATGCAAAATCCCACAATTGGCTACACTTTAATTTATCCTTCATCCGGCCTCCATTCATTATTCCATGCCAGGGGCTACGACATACTCACGGAGATCGAATGTCGCCCTAAAGCTTTGCTGTAGCCAACACCCAGTCATCCACCAGCACCCCTTATTGTTGACCATTGCCCCTGCAATCTTACATCAGCGCTTTCCTACAAAACCTTTTTCCAGTAGATGTCAGAGTTGATGTGAGCATAGCATTGCCACCCTCCCGGTGATTTAATAATCCTGGCGAAAACCTGCATGATTTTTTCATGGTTCTGGGACCATTAATGTTTCATCAGCCCTGAATTTTCCTACTAAAAGCCTTAACCATACATAATGTCTCACAGTGCTGCAAAAAACTCagcttttatcatttttattactggacatacagtatattgtgtGACTTTATATCCACAACCATGTTATGAAACACTTTTTGCAATCAAGCCACAGAGGcttcacgaaaaaaaaaaatagatgtttGTTATGTGATACTGATGATACTATGTCTTCCTCTCTTATTACTATTAACTATTCTATAACGGTCACgtacatacattttcattttaaatactaTAACTGCAAAATAAATCTGAAGAACCACGTTagagaaaagagggaaaacaacatatttcatttcatcctGATTTGTCTTCCTTTACCATCTGGTCTGGCTGTAGTTTGTTTTAAGTCTTATGAAACAGAACACAGGCTGAGATCCTCAGACTGGAGAATCTTGGCTGGTCCACAGTTTCAACTCAAATCCTGTGGTGATCTGGGACATTATGCCTAATCAGGGAAGGCTTTTCAAATCCCTTCTTCACATCTATAAATACAGACTTATATAGGGGCCAATCACCAGTCAAAATATACCAAAATCTATGGGACAGAGTGGTGGGAATATTTAATCAAAATTGACATAGTTGGAAATCATACCATCATAACTGTGAAAGCAACATCTTTTcatgattttattgttttatgatTAAGAATGAATGCCTCAAGGCAAGCATTTTCAAATCAAAGCCTGTTAAATATTGTAAATGTAGTGCTATGCATATTGTTGACATATGAGTCATCTATAAACCTTTCCTAAACTGTGAACTTGTTGACTTGTTGACTGGTGGCTCTAATgtcaaaaagaaatgtgaagGTCTGTGCAGTTTTCATAACTGGCACCACCACAAAATAAACCAAGTAGTTTACAATAGATGAATGGATTACATCCAACCTAAATGGTTATGAGTGGTAGCTCTCTTTCTGCTGAATGCAACGGCTCTAACATGTTTCGCTTGGTAAACCTACCAGGTCTTCTCAGCGTGTATTCAGTTGCTGGTGTCTCCTGCTAACACAGCAGGCATGCAGGGTGAATGGGCAAATGAGATAGGAAGGACCAAATAAACACGAGGTAGCCACCCACTCCCAGTTGCATGGCACAATTGCATCCATCCCCCATAAGGGGAGTGTGAGTTGCCAACACCGCAACACACGGAGGCCTGGACCTGGGCAGGATTGTAAAGCACTGCACCAAGAAGCCCTCCACTGCAGGAGGAAGACATCACTCAGCATTTCTTAATTATTTAAAACTCTGACCCACCATTGCTTTTCTCTGTAAGTCTCCTCTTTGACGCATTAGTGTACGCTTTCTGTACTTGGGAAAATGGAAGGCACTATGTATAAAACCGAGGATTTTGTATAGAGGAACGAAAAATCAAAGAACTCAAGACAGAAATGATTCCACTGTATTTCAGGGAATGCTTACGGTTTGTGTCAGTGACAAATTGTAAATGTTTTCAGTCAGACAGTGTCGTTGACAGGGACCATCTGTGGAACCACCCGTGAAGGCTTTTCTCCCCCAAGTGTTGCACCGTTTccctaatacacacacacttgccaGGCATGCCTCCAGGTCCCGCATCGCAGTAGAACAAACCGGAAAGACCATCCAGGGACTAACAAGCTGGCGACCTGTTATCCTGCTCCATCAACGTTGGCCCTATCAGACCTCAACCGGGAGGGTGTGGGGTGTCAGTGGCGGCGAgcgttttttctttcattcttaaATCAACTCAGTGAATTAGCATTATGTATCTTCTAAGTCAGTAGTAATATGGGAATATAAGGGGAATTGGCCCACGCCTCATGGTAGCACGCAAGGAAACGGGAGCTAGCGAGCATGGAGCGACTCAAATGTGTTTGGGTGATGGGGATTCATCGCAGTAAGACGTGGGGACTTTTGAGATCTGCCTGCTGATTAGCCAGTATTGCTACTTACATTTCCTCCCATCTTATCTCAGGGGAAACAAGCACAACCAGATAGGGACACTATAATCACTATCCCTCTGTTTCCTAATAACCAGAGGTGATCTGCATCTGGTGGTCAGCGGAGATACGGTTCCTTCACCCATCAGCTCTCCTATGAATCCCTCATTGTGACTGCCATTAAAC includes:
- the LOC119224558 gene encoding rabphilin-3A-like; this translates as MTDAVVSSSSDRWQSNDRQRTKHASDNEQGNWTMQPGPSPAPDLTDEEKEIINNVIARAEKMEAMEQERIGRLINRLDDMKKTVCGDGQSRCLLCGEQFGSPGVSSVVCEDCKKNMCTKCGTQCSSRPRAVWLCKICREQREVWKRSGAWFFKGFPKQFLPSPMPLTKTMDTGAKEVAKPKEPRASEPRKTVIQPQSAAPEPQGRGGYPPVAPKPSVARMATGGAGPEEAGQGSPVVIKKMIPTQSSRTPSAASATVGQQGPAAGDGGAYSSGAVPPEQRMPPAAREDRRQPAAHGAPPARQQPPPAEEEEEANDYDSDEATTLGSLEFSLLYEQENNSLHCSILKAKGLKPMDSNGLADPYVKLHLLPGASKSNKLRTKTLRNTRNPAWNETLTYHGLTDDDMQRKTLRLSVCDEDKFGHNEFIGETRVALKKLKLNQKKNFNVCLERVIPTKRTATAGGARGIALYEDEPGKEGGEVEERGRILISLMYSTQQSRLLVGVVRCVHLAAMDANGYSDPYVKICLKPDMGKKAKCKTQIKKRTLNPEFNEEFGYEIKHSELAKKSLAISVWDYDIGKSNDYIGGCQLGITAKGERLKHWYECLKNKDKRIERWHTLYNENPVTSD